From the Tripterygium wilfordii isolate XIE 37 chromosome 6, ASM1340144v1, whole genome shotgun sequence genome, one window contains:
- the LOC120000803 gene encoding ATP sulfurylase 2-like isoform X2 — protein MSFAIKLHLSPYLNHNLQTTTHQAKLTNCSTKFRLKPIYHSNQLIHFEGGRRKFKMQGSSGTGLSIKSSLIDPDGGVLVDLVVPESERGLKLKEAESMPKVSLTKIDLEWVHVISEGWASPLRGFMREDEYLQSLHFNSLRMEDGTVVNMSLPIVLAIEDETKEGIGSSKDVGLVAPDGELVGILRSIEIFKHNKEERIARTWGTTAPGLPYVEETVSPAGNWLIGGDLEVLKPIKYNDGLDHYRISPQQLRKEFDRRQADAVFAFQLRNPVHNGHALLMNDTRRRLLEMGYKNPILLLHPLGGYTKADDVPLDVRMEQHSKVLEDGVLDPETTIVAIFPSPMHYAGPTEVQWHAKARINAGANFYIVGRDPAGMGHPTEKRDLYNPDHGKKVLSMAPGLEKLNILPFRVAAYDTVAKKMAFFDPSRANEFLFISGTKMRSYARNGENPPDGFMCPGGWEVLVKYYSSLQAEEAKQEPAVLSA, from the exons ATGTCTTTCGCAATTAAACTACATCTCAGTCCCTACCTAAACCATAATCTCCAAACAACGACCCATCAAGCAAAGCTCACAAATTGTTCGACGAAATTCCGACTGAAACCGATTTACCACTCGAACCAATTAATCCATTTTGAGGGTGGGCGACGGAAATTCAAAATGCAGGGTTCTTCAGGTACGGGTCTGTCGATCAAGAGCTCATTGATTGATCCGGATGGTGGGGTGTTGGTGGATTTGGTGGTGCCGGAGAGTGAGAGGGGATTGAAGTTGAAAGAGGCGGAGTCAATGCCCAAGGTGAGCCTGACTAAGATCGATCTCGAGTGGGTGCATGTGATTAGTGAAGGATGGGCGAGCCCTTTGAGAGGATTCATGAGGGAGGATGAGTATTTGCAGAGTTTGCATTTCAATTCTTTGAGAATGGAGGATGGCACTGTCGTCAACATGTCGCTCCCCATTGTTTTGGCCATCGAAGATGAGACGAAGGAGGGAATTGGGTCGTCGAAGGATGTTGGGTTGGTTGCTCCAGACGGAGAGTTGGTTGGCATTCTCAGAAG CATTGAGATATTCAAGCATAACAAGGAAGAAAGAATAGCTAGAACGTGGGGAACAACTGCACCCGGCCTGCCATATGTTGAGGAGACTGTCTCTCCAGCTGGAAATTGGCTCATAGGTGGGGATCTGGAAGTCTTAAAGCCCATTAAATATAACGATGGTCTTGATCACTACAGGATTTCTCCTCAGCAACTCAGAAAGGAATTTGATAGGCGTCAGGCTGATGCAGTTTTTGCATTCCAGTTGAGGAACCCTGTGCATAATGGGCATGCTTTATTGATGAATGATACACGCAGACGACTTTTGGAGATGGGTTACAAAAATCCAATCCTGCTGCTTCACCCTTTAGGGGGCTACACAAAGGCTGATGATGTGCCTTTAGATGTTAGAATGGAGCAACACAGCAAG GTCCTAGAAGATGGAGTTCTTGATCCCGAGACAACCATTGTTGCAATATTCCCCTCACCCATGCATTATGCCGGACCAACTGAAGTACAGTGGCATGCTAAGGCACGGATAAATGCTGGTGCTAACTTTTATATTGTAGGTCGTGACCCTGCTGGTATGGGTCACCCGACAGAGAAGAGAGATTTATATAACCCTGATCATGGGAAAAAGGTTCTAAGCATGGCACCTGGATTGGAGAAGCTAAATATTTTGCCATTTAGG GTCGCAGCATATGACACTGTGGCAAAGAAGATGGCATTTTTCGATCCTTCACGTGCCAATGAGTTCCTCTTCATCTCTGGGACAAAG ATGCGCTCTTATGCCAGAAATGGTGAGAACCCTCCTGATGGTTTTATGTGCCCTGGTGGTTGGGAAGTCCTTGTCAAATATTACTCAAGCTTGCAGGCGGAGGAAGCAAAACAGGAGCCTGCTGTTTTATCTGCCTAA
- the LOC120000169 gene encoding filament-like plant protein 4 isoform X1, translating to MDRRSWPWKKKSSDKADKVSVANDAAADAALPSTGSKVDQENYKRPNYVKISVESYTHLTGLEDQVKTYEEQVQSLEGQIQELDEKLSEAHSEMTTKENLVKQHAKVAEEAVSGWEKAEAEALALKNHLETLTLSKLTAEDRALHLDGALKECMRQIRNLKEEHEQKLQEVVLIKTKQWDKIRLELEAKIGNLDQELLKAAAENTAISRSFQECSNMLIKISEEKSQAEAEIELLKSNVESCEREISSLKYELHVISKELEIRNEEKNMSMRSAEVANKHHMEGVKKVAKLEAECQRLRGLVRKKLPGPAALAQMKLEVENLGRDYGETRNKRSPIKPSSPHLSPVTEFSLDKLQKYQKENEFLAEHLLAMEEETKMLKEALAQRNGELQASRNLCTKTASKLQSMEAQLQISNQQKNSLSHNASPPSLTSMSEAGNDDERSCADSWATAMISELSQFKKEKNNEKSNRAENGKHLELMDDFLEMEKLACLSNDSNANGAITISGSSNNKIPESVNHASGDPSKDSQLKQHLDLDPSVDHVSSDKDLSVATSGNYADELLATKLQSRISMVFESMSRETVWGKVVEDLKRIVHEAEDSKFQPPVNCVSEEVHCSDAVGRDSELTAEKDISSSQASNVATETLHKPSQDLMNAISQINDFILFLGKEAMIVHGMSSDNNELSQKIAEFSVTFHKISCGGILLDDFIFDLSHVLAKASELRFNIQGFKNSDAEPNSPDCIDKVALPENKMVKKERSGEMYQNGHALVSCSTSDPEVPDDGNLVSSYESNATSCKFSLEEFEELRSEKDSMAADLVRCTENLEMTKSELHKTEQLLAEVKLELAAAQRSNSLAETQLKCMAESYRSLEARAEELETEVNLLRTKTETLENELRDEKRSCQDAMERCNELQEQLQRNGSCSVCSSATDNDVKTKQDRELAAAAEKLAECQETIFLLGKQLKTLRPQKELMVSPYNESSQRGEGFNEEKPSSSGMKLQEFDQAEMDTPASANLQRVGAESPVSSRNQSDTEVDLVRSPISPKYPKHRSTNSTSSSSSTPTPEKQSRGLSRFFSSKGKNGQ from the exons ATGGATCGCCGGAGCTGGCCCTGGAAGAAAAAGTCATCTGACAAGGCTGACAAAGTTTCTGTTGCAAATGATGCGGCAGCAGATGCTGCTTTGCCATCTACTGGATCAAAGGTTGACCAG GAAAACTATAAAAGGCCAAACTATGTTAAAATTTCTGTGGAGTCATACACGCATCTTACTGGTTTGGAGGATCAAGTGAAGACATATGAAGAACAAGTTCAGTCACTGGAGGGCCAAATCCAGGAATTGGATGAAAAGCTGTCTGAAGCTCATTCAGAGATGACTACGAAAGAAAACCTGGTGAAACAACATGCTAAAGTTGCTGAAGAAGCAGTATCAG GTTGGGAAAAGGCTGAAGCAGAAGCTTTGGCATTGAAGAATCATCTGGAGACTCTCACACTTTCAAAACTCACTGCTGAAGATCGGGCATTACATCTAGATGGTGCTCTTAAGGAGTGCATGCGGCAAATACGTAATCTAAAGGAGGAGCATGAACAGAAATTGCAGGAAGTTGTTCTTATCAAGACCAAGCAGTGGGACAAAATTAGACTTGAGCTTGAAGCAAAGATAGGCAATTTAGACCAAGAGCTCCTGAAAGCTGCCGCTGAAAATACAGCAATTTCAAGATCATTCCAAGAGTGCTCTAACATGCTTATCAAGATAAGTGAAGAAAAGTCACAAGCTGAGGCTGAAATAGAGCTTTTGAAGAGCAATGTCGAATCTTGTGAAAGAGAAATAAGTTCACTTAAATATGAACTCCACGTTATTTCCAAAGAACTAGAAATCCGTAATGAAGAGAAGAATATGAGCATGAGATCTGCAGAAGTAGCTAACAAGCATCATATGGAGGGTGTAAAAAAAGTAGCTAAGCTTGAAGCAGAGTGCCAAAGATTACGTGGTCTTGTGCGGAAGAAGTTGCCTGGTCCTGCTGCACTTGCTCAAATGAAGCTAGAAGTTGAAAATTTGGGCCGTGATTATGGAGAAACTAGAAATAAAAGATCTCCTATTAAGCCATCTAGCCCGCATTTGTCCCCAGTTACTGAATTCTCCCTTGACAAATTACAGAAATACCAGAAAGAAAATGAGTTTCTTGCAGAACACTTATTGGCTATGGAAGAAGAAACGAAGATGCTGAAAGAAGCTCTGGCACAGCGTAATGGTGAATTGCAGGCTTCAAGGAACTTGTGTACTAAGACAGCGAGCAAGCTTCAAAGTATGGAAGCACAACTTCAAATCAGCAATCAACAGAAAAATTCCCTGAGTCATAATGCTAGCCCACCAAGCTTGACATCCATGTCTGAAGCTGGAAATGATGATGAGCGTAGTTGTGCCGACTcttgggcaactgcaatgattTCTGAGCTGTCCCAATTtaagaaggaaaagaacaatGAGAAGTCAAACAGGGCTGAAAATGGAAAGCACTTGGAGCTTATGGATGACTTCCTGGAGATGGAGAAGTTGGCTTGCTTATCTAATGATTCAAATGCTAATGGTGCCATCACTATTTCAGGTTCTTCTAACAATAAGATACCAGAAAGTGTGAATCATGCGTCAGGAGATCCCAGCAAGGATTCACAGTTAAAGCAGCATCTTGATTTGGATCCATCAGTTGACCATGTATCCTCTGATAAGGATTTGTCAGTAGCTACTTCTGGAAATTATGCAGATGAGTTGCTAGCAACTAAGCTCCAATCAAGAATTTCAATGGTATTTGAGTCTATGTCCAGGGAAACTGTTTGGGGGAAAGTTGTGGAGGATCTCAAACGAATTGTGCACGAAGCAGAAGATTCTAAGTTTCAGCCACCAGTTAATTGTGTTTCTGAGGAAGTACATTGTTCTGATGCTGTAGGTAGAGACTCGGAATTAACAGCAGAGAAGGATATCTCATCATCACAAGCCAGTAATGTAGCTACAGAGACTCTGCATAAACCAAGCCAAGACTTGATGAATGCCATTTCACAAATTAATGATTTCATCTTGTtcttgggtaaagaagccatgaTTGTTCACGGCATGTCTTCTGATAACAATGAATTGAGCCAAAAAATTGCGGAGTTCTCGGTCACATTCCATAAGATTTCATGTGGCGGTATACTGTTGGATGATTTCATTTTTGACCTTTCTCACGTTTTAGCTAAAGCCAGTGAGCTCAGATTCAATATACAGGGTTTTAAGAATAGTGACGCCGAACCTAATAGTCCTGATTGCATAGATAAGGTTGCTCTCCCAGAAAACAAGATGGTTAAGAAGGAAAGGTCAGGAGAAATGTATCAAAATGGCCATGCTCTCGTTTCTTGTTCTACCTCTGATCCTGAGGTTCCAGATGATGGGAATTTAGTTTCAAGCTATGAGTCAAATGCCACATCATGCAAATTCTCATTAGAGGAATTTGAAGAGTTGAGATCGGAGAAAGATAGCATGGCAGCGGATCTGGTGAGATGCACAGAAAATCTGGAGATGACAAAATCTGAGTTGCATAAAACTGAACAGCTTTTAGCGGAAGTTAAGTTGGAACTGGCTGCTGCTCAAAGGTCAAACAGCTTGGCTGAGACACAGCTGAAATGTATGGCAGAGTCTTATCGGTCGCTCGAAGCACGTGCAGAAGAATTGGAAACTGAGGTGAATCTTCTACGAACGAAAACAGAAACATTGGAAAATGAACTTCGGGATGAAAAGAGGAGTTGTCAGGATGCCATGGAAAGATGCAATGAACttcaagagcaattgcaaag GAACGGGAGCTGCTCTGTTTGTTCTTCAGCAACTGATAATGATGTCAAAACAAAACAG GACCGAGAGTTAGCGGCAGCTGCAGAGAAGCTGGCAGAATGTCAGGAGACCATATTTCTCCTAGGAAAGCAGTTGAAAACACTTCGTCCCCAAAAAGAGCTCATGGTATCTCCATACAATGAGAGCAGTCAAAGGGGTGAAGGATTCAATGAAGAAAAACCTTCTTCCAGTGGTATGAAGTTGCAAGAGTTTGATCAAGCCGAGATGGACACCCCTGCTTCTGCTAATCTGCAAAGAGTAGGTGCTGAGTCTCCTGTCTCATCGCGCAATCAATCCGACACTGAAGTAGACCTCGTGAGATCACCGATAAGTCCAAAGTATCCAAAACACAGGTCTACAAACTCaacctcatcttcttcttctactccAACGCCAGAAAAACAATCGAGGGGACTTAGCAGATTCTTCTCCTCTAAAGGAAAGAACGGTCAGTAG
- the LOC120000803 gene encoding ATP sulfurylase 2-like isoform X1, whose product MSFAIKLHLSPYLNHNLQTTTHQAKLTNCSTKFRLKPIYHSNQLIHFEGGRRKFKMQGSSGTGLSIKSSLIDPDGGVLVDLVVPESERGLKLKEAESMPKVSLTKIDLEWVHVISEGWASPLRGFMREDEYLQSLHFNSLRMEDGTVVNMSLPIVLAIEDETKEGIGSSKDVGLVAPDGELVGILRSIEIFKHNKEERIARTWGTTAPGLPYVEETVSPAGNWLIGGDLEVLKPIKYNDGLDHYRISPQQLRKEFDRRQADAVFAFQLRNPVHNGHALLMNDTRRRLLEMGYKNPILLLHPLGGYTKADDVPLDVRMEQHSKVLEDGVLDPETTIVAIFPSPMHYAGPTEVQWHAKARINAGANFYIVGRDPAGMGHPTEKRDLYNPDHGKKVLSMAPGLEKLNILPFRCSLCICQLMVSSLPKCDATEQTFFVISGRSQHMTLWQRRWHFSILHVPMSSSSSLGQRCALMPEMVRTLLMVLCALVVGKSLSNITQACRRRKQNRSLLFYLPKSKGFVC is encoded by the exons ATGTCTTTCGCAATTAAACTACATCTCAGTCCCTACCTAAACCATAATCTCCAAACAACGACCCATCAAGCAAAGCTCACAAATTGTTCGACGAAATTCCGACTGAAACCGATTTACCACTCGAACCAATTAATCCATTTTGAGGGTGGGCGACGGAAATTCAAAATGCAGGGTTCTTCAGGTACGGGTCTGTCGATCAAGAGCTCATTGATTGATCCGGATGGTGGGGTGTTGGTGGATTTGGTGGTGCCGGAGAGTGAGAGGGGATTGAAGTTGAAAGAGGCGGAGTCAATGCCCAAGGTGAGCCTGACTAAGATCGATCTCGAGTGGGTGCATGTGATTAGTGAAGGATGGGCGAGCCCTTTGAGAGGATTCATGAGGGAGGATGAGTATTTGCAGAGTTTGCATTTCAATTCTTTGAGAATGGAGGATGGCACTGTCGTCAACATGTCGCTCCCCATTGTTTTGGCCATCGAAGATGAGACGAAGGAGGGAATTGGGTCGTCGAAGGATGTTGGGTTGGTTGCTCCAGACGGAGAGTTGGTTGGCATTCTCAGAAG CATTGAGATATTCAAGCATAACAAGGAAGAAAGAATAGCTAGAACGTGGGGAACAACTGCACCCGGCCTGCCATATGTTGAGGAGACTGTCTCTCCAGCTGGAAATTGGCTCATAGGTGGGGATCTGGAAGTCTTAAAGCCCATTAAATATAACGATGGTCTTGATCACTACAGGATTTCTCCTCAGCAACTCAGAAAGGAATTTGATAGGCGTCAGGCTGATGCAGTTTTTGCATTCCAGTTGAGGAACCCTGTGCATAATGGGCATGCTTTATTGATGAATGATACACGCAGACGACTTTTGGAGATGGGTTACAAAAATCCAATCCTGCTGCTTCACCCTTTAGGGGGCTACACAAAGGCTGATGATGTGCCTTTAGATGTTAGAATGGAGCAACACAGCAAG GTCCTAGAAGATGGAGTTCTTGATCCCGAGACAACCATTGTTGCAATATTCCCCTCACCCATGCATTATGCCGGACCAACTGAAGTACAGTGGCATGCTAAGGCACGGATAAATGCTGGTGCTAACTTTTATATTGTAGGTCGTGACCCTGCTGGTATGGGTCACCCGACAGAGAAGAGAGATTTATATAACCCTGATCATGGGAAAAAGGTTCTAAGCATGGCACCTGGATTGGAGAAGCTAAATATTTTGCCATTTAGG TGCTCTCTTTGTATATGCCAATTGATGGTTTCAAGTCTTCCTAAATGTGATGCCACTGAGCAAACTTTCTTTGTCATATCTGGCAGGTCGCAGCATATGACACTGTGGCAAAGAAGATGGCATTTTTCGATCCTTCACGTGCCAATGAGTTCCTCTTCATCTCTGGGACAAAG ATGCGCTCTTATGCCAGAAATGGTGAGAACCCTCCTGATGGTTTTATGTGCCCTGGTGGTTGGGAAGTCCTTGTCAAATATTACTCAAGCTTGCAGGCGGAGGAAGCAAAACAGGAGCCTGCTGTTTTATCTGCCTAAATCTAAAGGATTTGTTTGCTAG
- the LOC120000169 gene encoding filament-like plant protein 4 isoform X2, giving the protein MDRRSWPWKKKSSDKADKVSVANDAAADAALPSTGSKENYKRPNYVKISVESYTHLTGLEDQVKTYEEQVQSLEGQIQELDEKLSEAHSEMTTKENLVKQHAKVAEEAVSGWEKAEAEALALKNHLETLTLSKLTAEDRALHLDGALKECMRQIRNLKEEHEQKLQEVVLIKTKQWDKIRLELEAKIGNLDQELLKAAAENTAISRSFQECSNMLIKISEEKSQAEAEIELLKSNVESCEREISSLKYELHVISKELEIRNEEKNMSMRSAEVANKHHMEGVKKVAKLEAECQRLRGLVRKKLPGPAALAQMKLEVENLGRDYGETRNKRSPIKPSSPHLSPVTEFSLDKLQKYQKENEFLAEHLLAMEEETKMLKEALAQRNGELQASRNLCTKTASKLQSMEAQLQISNQQKNSLSHNASPPSLTSMSEAGNDDERSCADSWATAMISELSQFKKEKNNEKSNRAENGKHLELMDDFLEMEKLACLSNDSNANGAITISGSSNNKIPESVNHASGDPSKDSQLKQHLDLDPSVDHVSSDKDLSVATSGNYADELLATKLQSRISMVFESMSRETVWGKVVEDLKRIVHEAEDSKFQPPVNCVSEEVHCSDAVGRDSELTAEKDISSSQASNVATETLHKPSQDLMNAISQINDFILFLGKEAMIVHGMSSDNNELSQKIAEFSVTFHKISCGGILLDDFIFDLSHVLAKASELRFNIQGFKNSDAEPNSPDCIDKVALPENKMVKKERSGEMYQNGHALVSCSTSDPEVPDDGNLVSSYESNATSCKFSLEEFEELRSEKDSMAADLVRCTENLEMTKSELHKTEQLLAEVKLELAAAQRSNSLAETQLKCMAESYRSLEARAEELETEVNLLRTKTETLENELRDEKRSCQDAMERCNELQEQLQRNGSCSVCSSATDNDVKTKQDRELAAAAEKLAECQETIFLLGKQLKTLRPQKELMVSPYNESSQRGEGFNEEKPSSSGMKLQEFDQAEMDTPASANLQRVGAESPVSSRNQSDTEVDLVRSPISPKYPKHRSTNSTSSSSSTPTPEKQSRGLSRFFSSKGKNGQ; this is encoded by the exons ATGGATCGCCGGAGCTGGCCCTGGAAGAAAAAGTCATCTGACAAGGCTGACAAAGTTTCTGTTGCAAATGATGCGGCAGCAGATGCTGCTTTGCCATCTACTGGATCAAAG GAAAACTATAAAAGGCCAAACTATGTTAAAATTTCTGTGGAGTCATACACGCATCTTACTGGTTTGGAGGATCAAGTGAAGACATATGAAGAACAAGTTCAGTCACTGGAGGGCCAAATCCAGGAATTGGATGAAAAGCTGTCTGAAGCTCATTCAGAGATGACTACGAAAGAAAACCTGGTGAAACAACATGCTAAAGTTGCTGAAGAAGCAGTATCAG GTTGGGAAAAGGCTGAAGCAGAAGCTTTGGCATTGAAGAATCATCTGGAGACTCTCACACTTTCAAAACTCACTGCTGAAGATCGGGCATTACATCTAGATGGTGCTCTTAAGGAGTGCATGCGGCAAATACGTAATCTAAAGGAGGAGCATGAACAGAAATTGCAGGAAGTTGTTCTTATCAAGACCAAGCAGTGGGACAAAATTAGACTTGAGCTTGAAGCAAAGATAGGCAATTTAGACCAAGAGCTCCTGAAAGCTGCCGCTGAAAATACAGCAATTTCAAGATCATTCCAAGAGTGCTCTAACATGCTTATCAAGATAAGTGAAGAAAAGTCACAAGCTGAGGCTGAAATAGAGCTTTTGAAGAGCAATGTCGAATCTTGTGAAAGAGAAATAAGTTCACTTAAATATGAACTCCACGTTATTTCCAAAGAACTAGAAATCCGTAATGAAGAGAAGAATATGAGCATGAGATCTGCAGAAGTAGCTAACAAGCATCATATGGAGGGTGTAAAAAAAGTAGCTAAGCTTGAAGCAGAGTGCCAAAGATTACGTGGTCTTGTGCGGAAGAAGTTGCCTGGTCCTGCTGCACTTGCTCAAATGAAGCTAGAAGTTGAAAATTTGGGCCGTGATTATGGAGAAACTAGAAATAAAAGATCTCCTATTAAGCCATCTAGCCCGCATTTGTCCCCAGTTACTGAATTCTCCCTTGACAAATTACAGAAATACCAGAAAGAAAATGAGTTTCTTGCAGAACACTTATTGGCTATGGAAGAAGAAACGAAGATGCTGAAAGAAGCTCTGGCACAGCGTAATGGTGAATTGCAGGCTTCAAGGAACTTGTGTACTAAGACAGCGAGCAAGCTTCAAAGTATGGAAGCACAACTTCAAATCAGCAATCAACAGAAAAATTCCCTGAGTCATAATGCTAGCCCACCAAGCTTGACATCCATGTCTGAAGCTGGAAATGATGATGAGCGTAGTTGTGCCGACTcttgggcaactgcaatgattTCTGAGCTGTCCCAATTtaagaaggaaaagaacaatGAGAAGTCAAACAGGGCTGAAAATGGAAAGCACTTGGAGCTTATGGATGACTTCCTGGAGATGGAGAAGTTGGCTTGCTTATCTAATGATTCAAATGCTAATGGTGCCATCACTATTTCAGGTTCTTCTAACAATAAGATACCAGAAAGTGTGAATCATGCGTCAGGAGATCCCAGCAAGGATTCACAGTTAAAGCAGCATCTTGATTTGGATCCATCAGTTGACCATGTATCCTCTGATAAGGATTTGTCAGTAGCTACTTCTGGAAATTATGCAGATGAGTTGCTAGCAACTAAGCTCCAATCAAGAATTTCAATGGTATTTGAGTCTATGTCCAGGGAAACTGTTTGGGGGAAAGTTGTGGAGGATCTCAAACGAATTGTGCACGAAGCAGAAGATTCTAAGTTTCAGCCACCAGTTAATTGTGTTTCTGAGGAAGTACATTGTTCTGATGCTGTAGGTAGAGACTCGGAATTAACAGCAGAGAAGGATATCTCATCATCACAAGCCAGTAATGTAGCTACAGAGACTCTGCATAAACCAAGCCAAGACTTGATGAATGCCATTTCACAAATTAATGATTTCATCTTGTtcttgggtaaagaagccatgaTTGTTCACGGCATGTCTTCTGATAACAATGAATTGAGCCAAAAAATTGCGGAGTTCTCGGTCACATTCCATAAGATTTCATGTGGCGGTATACTGTTGGATGATTTCATTTTTGACCTTTCTCACGTTTTAGCTAAAGCCAGTGAGCTCAGATTCAATATACAGGGTTTTAAGAATAGTGACGCCGAACCTAATAGTCCTGATTGCATAGATAAGGTTGCTCTCCCAGAAAACAAGATGGTTAAGAAGGAAAGGTCAGGAGAAATGTATCAAAATGGCCATGCTCTCGTTTCTTGTTCTACCTCTGATCCTGAGGTTCCAGATGATGGGAATTTAGTTTCAAGCTATGAGTCAAATGCCACATCATGCAAATTCTCATTAGAGGAATTTGAAGAGTTGAGATCGGAGAAAGATAGCATGGCAGCGGATCTGGTGAGATGCACAGAAAATCTGGAGATGACAAAATCTGAGTTGCATAAAACTGAACAGCTTTTAGCGGAAGTTAAGTTGGAACTGGCTGCTGCTCAAAGGTCAAACAGCTTGGCTGAGACACAGCTGAAATGTATGGCAGAGTCTTATCGGTCGCTCGAAGCACGTGCAGAAGAATTGGAAACTGAGGTGAATCTTCTACGAACGAAAACAGAAACATTGGAAAATGAACTTCGGGATGAAAAGAGGAGTTGTCAGGATGCCATGGAAAGATGCAATGAACttcaagagcaattgcaaag GAACGGGAGCTGCTCTGTTTGTTCTTCAGCAACTGATAATGATGTCAAAACAAAACAG GACCGAGAGTTAGCGGCAGCTGCAGAGAAGCTGGCAGAATGTCAGGAGACCATATTTCTCCTAGGAAAGCAGTTGAAAACACTTCGTCCCCAAAAAGAGCTCATGGTATCTCCATACAATGAGAGCAGTCAAAGGGGTGAAGGATTCAATGAAGAAAAACCTTCTTCCAGTGGTATGAAGTTGCAAGAGTTTGATCAAGCCGAGATGGACACCCCTGCTTCTGCTAATCTGCAAAGAGTAGGTGCTGAGTCTCCTGTCTCATCGCGCAATCAATCCGACACTGAAGTAGACCTCGTGAGATCACCGATAAGTCCAAAGTATCCAAAACACAGGTCTACAAACTCaacctcatcttcttcttctactccAACGCCAGAAAAACAATCGAGGGGACTTAGCAGATTCTTCTCCTCTAAAGGAAAGAACGGTCAGTAG
- the LOC120000570 gene encoding auxin-responsive protein SAUR50-like has product MAIRKSNHKQSQTTVVIKQIVKRCSSLGKNKHGYQDQESGLPLDVPKGHFVVYVGENRSRYIVPISFLSRPEFQSLLHQAEEEFGFDHDMGLTIPCEEVVFQSLTSMLR; this is encoded by the coding sequence ATGGCTATCAGAAAATCAAACCACAAGCAGTCTCAGACAACAGTAGTGATCAAGCAAATCGTCAAGAGATGTTCAAGCTTGGGAAAGAACAAACATGGGTACCAAGATCAAGAATCAGGGCTTCCTTTGGATGTCCCAAAAGGTCATTTTGTTGTATATGTTGGTGAGAACAGAAGCAGATACATTGTGCCCATATCTTTCTTGTCTAGACCTGAGTTTCAAAGCTTGCTTCACCAAGCAGAGGAGGAGTTTGGGTTTGATCATGACATGGGTCTCACAATCCCTTGTGAGGAAGTCGTTTTTCAGTCTTTAACATCAATGCTCAGATGA